One segment of Micromonospora parathelypteridis DNA contains the following:
- a CDS encoding gamma-glutamyltransferase family protein: MTFTTRPTLQGTFGMVSSTHWLASQAAMGILERGGNAFDAAVTAGFVLHVVEPHLNGPGGEVPAIVATAGDPRPKVLCGQGPAPAGATIAHFRSLGMDLIPGAGPLAAAVPGAVDAWLLLLREHGTLTLAEVLEPAIGYAGAGHPLLGRVGDTVAAVRSLFEEHWPTSAALWLRNGRPPAAGEMFANPAYARTLSRLVEAGQAAGADREAQIEAARRAWSTGFVAEAIEEFSRQPFRDSSGRPNAGLVTGDDLAAYSATWEAPATLDWHGYSVAKTGFWGQGPVLLEALATLDALDDPGAYDAGTAAGIHAQVEALKLAFADREAWYGDGTDVPAKALLSREYARERAALIGDRASAELRPGRPDGAQPRLPAHVQPGAGRRTDSTDPTTGEPTVQSDGVTRGDTCHVDVVDRWGNMISATPSGGWLQSSPTIPELGFPLGSRLQMFWLEEGLASSLAPGRRPRTTLSPTMVHRDGEPVLACGTPGGDQQDQWQLPFLLRHLVGGQPLQEAIDAPAWHTLSLPGSFYPRDMEPGVLVVEDRVDDDVQATLRAYGHEVRRSDGWSLGRLCAVSRDPATGVLAAGANPRGMQGYACGR, translated from the coding sequence ATGACGTTCACGACCCGACCCACGCTGCAGGGCACCTTCGGCATGGTGTCCTCGACGCACTGGCTCGCCAGCCAGGCGGCGATGGGCATCCTCGAACGCGGGGGCAACGCCTTCGACGCGGCGGTCACCGCCGGGTTCGTCCTGCACGTCGTCGAACCGCACCTGAACGGGCCGGGTGGCGAGGTGCCGGCCATCGTGGCCACCGCCGGGGACCCGAGGCCGAAGGTGCTGTGCGGTCAGGGACCGGCGCCGGCCGGTGCCACCATCGCGCACTTCCGGTCCCTCGGGATGGACCTCATCCCCGGGGCCGGGCCGCTCGCGGCGGCCGTGCCCGGCGCCGTGGACGCCTGGCTCCTGCTGCTGCGCGAGCACGGCACGCTCACCCTCGCCGAGGTGCTGGAGCCGGCGATCGGCTACGCCGGCGCCGGCCACCCGCTGTTGGGCCGGGTCGGTGACACCGTGGCGGCGGTGCGGTCGTTGTTCGAGGAACACTGGCCCACCTCCGCCGCGCTCTGGCTGCGTAACGGCCGGCCACCGGCCGCGGGGGAGATGTTCGCCAACCCGGCGTACGCGCGCACGCTGAGCAGGCTGGTCGAGGCCGGGCAGGCGGCCGGCGCCGACCGGGAGGCACAGATCGAGGCGGCGCGGCGGGCCTGGAGTACGGGGTTCGTCGCCGAGGCGATCGAGGAGTTCAGCCGACAGCCGTTCCGGGACTCCAGCGGGCGCCCGAACGCCGGGCTCGTGACCGGCGACGACCTCGCCGCGTACTCGGCGACCTGGGAGGCGCCCGCCACCCTCGACTGGCACGGCTACTCGGTGGCGAAGACCGGTTTCTGGGGACAGGGCCCGGTGCTGCTGGAGGCACTGGCCACCCTGGACGCGCTCGACGACCCCGGTGCGTACGACGCGGGGACCGCGGCGGGCATCCACGCCCAGGTCGAGGCGCTCAAGCTCGCCTTCGCCGACCGGGAGGCCTGGTACGGCGACGGCACCGACGTGCCCGCCAAGGCGCTGCTCTCCCGGGAGTACGCGCGGGAGCGGGCGGCCCTGATCGGCGACCGCGCGTCGGCGGAACTGCGGCCGGGGCGTCCCGACGGGGCGCAGCCCCGCCTACCGGCCCACGTGCAACCCGGTGCGGGGCGTCGCACCGACTCGACGGACCCCACCACGGGCGAGCCGACTGTCCAGTCGGACGGGGTGACCCGAGGCGACACCTGTCACGTGGACGTGGTCGACCGCTGGGGCAACATGATCTCCGCGACCCCGAGTGGCGGCTGGCTGCAGAGCTCGCCCACCATTCCGGAGCTCGGTTTCCCGCTGGGGAGCCGGCTGCAGATGTTCTGGCTGGAGGAGGGGCTCGCCTCGTCGCTGGCACCGGGCCGTCGACCGCGTACGACACTGAGTCCGACGATGGTGCACCGCGACGGGGAGCCGGTGTTGGCGTGCGGCACACCCGGCGGCGACCAGCAGGACCAGTGGCAGCTGCCGTTCCTGCTCCGGCATCTCGTCGGCGGTCAGCCTCTCCAGGAGGCCATCGACGCGCCGGCCTGGCACACGCTCAGCCTGCCGGGGTCGTTCTATCCACGGGACATGGAGCCCGGGGTCCTGGTGGTGGAGGACCGCGTCGACGACGACGTGCAGGCCACCCTGCGGGCGTACGGGCACGAGGTGCGGCGCTCCGACGGGTGGAGCCTCGGCCGGCTCTGCGCCGTGAGCCGTGACCCGGCTACGGGTGTGCTCGCGGCCGGCGCGAACCCGCGAGGGATGCAGGGCTACGCGTGCGGCCGTTAG
- a CDS encoding ABC transporter ATP-binding protein, whose amino-acid sequence MTPQPNALEIEDLVMHFGPVRAVDGVSLTIPRGRVTALVGESGSGKSTVGRCVVRLVEPTAGTVQIAGTDVTHLSRRRLRPHRGAVSIVFQDPAASLDPRMLVGEIVAEPLRLAGKRFSRREREARVAPQLERVGLRTEVARRYPHELSGGQRQRVSIARALISEPMLLIADEPTSALDVSVQASVLNLLADLQRDIGFACLFITHDLSAVEYLADDIAVMYLGQLVEKGTRERIFARPAHPYTQALLSAAPVADPVRQRQRQPVLLGDDLPSALDPPSGCRFRTRCPLAFDRCATEVPAQIPIGDGMAACHLVQPDGTGPDVRTTDPSEVLS is encoded by the coding sequence ATGACGCCGCAGCCCAACGCCCTGGAGATCGAGGACCTGGTGATGCACTTCGGCCCGGTCCGCGCCGTGGACGGGGTGTCGCTCACGATCCCGAGGGGCCGGGTCACCGCCCTGGTGGGGGAGAGCGGTTCCGGGAAGTCGACAGTGGGCCGATGCGTGGTGCGGCTCGTCGAACCGACCGCGGGGACGGTCCAGATCGCCGGTACGGACGTCACCCATCTGTCCCGACGGCGGCTGCGCCCACACCGTGGCGCGGTGTCGATCGTCTTCCAGGACCCGGCCGCGTCACTGGACCCGCGGATGCTGGTCGGCGAGATCGTGGCGGAGCCGCTCCGGCTGGCCGGCAAACGGTTCTCCCGGCGCGAGCGGGAGGCCCGCGTCGCTCCGCAGCTCGAGCGGGTGGGCCTGCGGACCGAGGTGGCACGTCGCTACCCCCACGAGCTGTCCGGCGGGCAACGCCAACGGGTCAGCATCGCCCGCGCACTGATCTCCGAACCCATGCTGCTCATCGCCGACGAACCCACCAGCGCACTCGACGTGTCCGTGCAGGCGTCGGTGCTCAACCTCCTCGCCGACCTGCAACGTGACATCGGGTTCGCCTGCCTCTTCATCACCCACGACCTGTCCGCGGTCGAGTATCTGGCCGACGACATCGCCGTCATGTACCTGGGCCAACTCGTCGAGAAGGGCACCCGCGAGCGGATCTTCGCCCGGCCCGCCCACCCGTACACGCAGGCGCTGCTGTCGGCCGCGCCGGTGGCCGACCCGGTGCGCCAACGGCAGCGTCAGCCGGTGCTGCTCGGCGACGACCTGCCGTCCGCGCTCGATCCGCCGTCCGGATGCCGGTTCCGTACCCGGTGCCCGCTCGCGTTCGACCGGTGCGCGACGGAGGTGCCGGCGCAGATCCCGATCGGTGACGGCATGGCCGCGTGCCACCTGGTCCAGCCGGACGGCACCGGCCCTGACGTTCGCACCACAGATCCGAGTGAGGTGTTGTCATGA
- a CDS encoding ABC transporter ATP-binding protein, producing MTTVERAEPVLAIRDLSVSFPTETGTVSAVDGVSLDLAPGEIVGMVGESGCGKSVTAMSIAGLLPGSARITGSVRLDGTELVGARESALRRVRGQEIAYIFQEPMTSLNPVLTVGRQIGEVLQVHERMSRRAARARAVELLTLVGIPSASQRVDAYPHQLSGGMRQRVMIAMAVACGPKVLVADEPTTALDVTVQAGILQVLRDLRDRLGTSVLIITHDLGVIADIADRVVVMYAGRVVERAPVDDLFAHPQHHYTAGLLSASPQPGRHAGTDRLTEIPGLVPVLSSQPDACTFADRCPAADAQCRDSAPALREHGGTDHLAACWHPCSMAHQEANR from the coding sequence ATGACCACGGTCGAACGCGCCGAGCCCGTCCTGGCGATCCGCGACCTGTCGGTGTCCTTTCCGACCGAGACCGGCACCGTCTCGGCGGTCGACGGTGTCAGCCTGGATCTCGCCCCCGGGGAGATCGTCGGGATGGTGGGCGAGTCGGGGTGCGGAAAGAGCGTCACCGCGATGAGCATCGCCGGCCTGCTGCCGGGCAGCGCCCGGATCACCGGCTCCGTACGCCTCGACGGCACCGAGCTGGTCGGCGCCCGTGAGTCGGCGCTTCGGCGGGTACGCGGCCAGGAGATCGCCTACATCTTCCAGGAGCCGATGACGTCCCTGAACCCGGTGCTCACCGTGGGGCGTCAGATCGGGGAGGTGCTCCAGGTCCACGAGCGGATGTCCCGCCGCGCGGCGCGGGCCCGCGCCGTCGAGCTGCTGACGCTCGTCGGGATCCCGTCGGCATCACAACGCGTGGACGCCTATCCGCACCAGCTCTCGGGCGGCATGCGCCAGCGCGTGATGATCGCGATGGCGGTGGCCTGCGGCCCGAAGGTGCTGGTGGCCGACGAACCCACCACCGCGCTGGACGTCACGGTCCAGGCCGGCATCCTCCAGGTGCTGCGGGACCTGCGCGACCGGCTCGGCACGAGCGTCCTCATCATCACGCACGACCTCGGCGTGATCGCCGACATCGCGGACCGCGTCGTCGTCATGTACGCCGGGCGGGTGGTGGAGCGGGCGCCGGTCGACGACCTGTTCGCGCACCCGCAGCACCATTACACGGCCGGGCTCCTGTCCGCGTCGCCGCAGCCGGGCCGGCACGCCGGCACGGATCGGTTGACGGAGATCCCCGGGCTGGTGCCCGTCCTGTCGTCCCAGCCCGACGCGTGCACGTTCGCGGACCGCTGCCCGGCCGCCGACGCGCAGTGCCGCGACTCCGCGCCGGCTCTGCGGGAGCACGGCGGCACGGACCACCTCGCGGCCTGTTGGCACCCCTGCTCGATGGCACACCAGGAGGCGAACCGATGA
- a CDS encoding ABC transporter permease, with protein MTVLTVPIAETASASITRRTRVLRRLRRNPLAVVSFVVLALAIAIALLSPWLAPYSVDQTDFARVFVPPGSPGHVLGTDDLGRDVLSRIMLGARASLQVGLLAVATSLVLGVPLGLAAGYFRAWDAVISRFTDLLLAFPFLIMAVGLAAIRGASLGNAAVAIGIAQIPGVIRVVRSDTLRLKSLDFVAAAVVDGASDLWVLARHILPNATSVILVQATVAIPAAILGEAVLSFLGLGIQPPAPSLGTMLATAQQFAARAPWAAVLPGVVIMGLALAFNVFGDALRDALDPKGDRR; from the coding sequence ATGACCGTCCTCACCGTGCCGATCGCGGAGACCGCCTCCGCCAGCATCACCCGGCGAACGCGCGTGCTGCGGCGGTTGCGTCGCAACCCGCTCGCCGTCGTGAGCTTCGTCGTGCTGGCACTCGCGATCGCCATCGCGCTGCTCTCACCGTGGCTCGCGCCCTACTCCGTCGACCAGACCGACTTCGCCCGCGTGTTCGTGCCCCCCGGCAGTCCCGGGCACGTGCTCGGCACCGACGATCTCGGTCGGGACGTCCTCTCCCGCATCATGCTCGGAGCACGGGCATCGCTGCAGGTGGGGCTCCTGGCGGTGGCCACCTCCCTGGTCCTCGGGGTGCCGCTCGGGCTCGCGGCCGGTTACTTCCGGGCCTGGGACGCCGTGATCTCGCGCTTCACCGACCTGCTGCTCGCGTTCCCGTTTCTGATCATGGCGGTGGGGCTGGCAGCCATCCGGGGGGCCAGCCTGGGCAACGCCGCCGTTGCCATCGGCATCGCCCAGATCCCCGGGGTGATCCGGGTCGTCCGCTCGGACACGCTGCGGCTCAAGTCACTGGACTTCGTCGCGGCGGCCGTCGTGGACGGGGCGAGTGACCTGTGGGTGCTGGCCCGGCACATCCTGCCGAACGCGACGTCGGTGATCCTGGTGCAGGCCACGGTCGCCATCCCGGCCGCGATCCTCGGCGAGGCGGTGCTGTCGTTCCTCGGCCTCGGCATTCAACCCCCGGCACCCAGCCTGGGCACCATGCTGGCCACCGCCCAGCAGTTCGCCGCCCGAGCACCGTGGGCCGCGGTCCTGCCCGGCGTCGTGATCATGGGTCTGGCGTTGGCGTTCAACGTCTTCGGCGATGCCCTCCGCGACGCCCTCGACCCGAAGGGAGACCGACGATGA
- a CDS encoding ABC transporter permease produces MARYLLTRAWQSALTLLMSTIVVFVGVRALPGDPALALAGEDRSPEALEAIRRHYGLDQPLPVQFAQYVERLVQGDFGVSIRTGTPVSSMLTTALPVTVELSVLAILIAAALGVGAGVLAAVRRGRPAEWLANGLALIGLSVPHFWLGLLAILYLSVATGLFPASGFVPFLEDPVDNLHHIVLPAVILGTGLAAIIMRQTRSSMLDSLSSDYVRTAKAKGLRPRAVITRHALRNSLIVVVTVVGLQLGGLISGAVVTEQIFGLPGFGKMTIDAVFQRDYPVIQAVVLLTATAYIVINFFVDLLYSVIDPRIRVTGDPA; encoded by the coding sequence ATGGCCCGGTATCTCCTCACTCGCGCCTGGCAGTCGGCGCTGACTCTGCTGATGTCGACGATCGTGGTGTTCGTCGGCGTGCGGGCGCTCCCCGGTGACCCGGCCCTCGCGCTGGCCGGGGAGGACCGGTCGCCGGAGGCACTGGAGGCCATCCGTCGGCACTACGGGCTGGACCAGCCGCTGCCGGTCCAGTTCGCGCAGTACGTGGAACGCCTGGTGCAGGGCGACTTCGGAGTGTCGATCCGGACCGGTACGCCGGTCTCGTCGATGCTCACGACCGCCCTGCCGGTGACCGTCGAGCTGTCCGTACTGGCGATTCTCATCGCCGCGGCGCTCGGGGTCGGCGCCGGTGTGCTCGCGGCGGTCCGCCGCGGGCGCCCGGCGGAGTGGCTCGCCAACGGCCTGGCCCTGATCGGCCTGTCGGTGCCGCACTTCTGGCTCGGGCTGCTGGCGATCCTCTACCTCTCCGTGGCCACCGGCCTGTTCCCCGCCTCCGGCTTCGTGCCGTTCCTGGAGGACCCCGTGGACAACCTGCACCACATCGTCCTGCCGGCCGTGATCCTCGGGACGGGCCTCGCCGCCATCATCATGCGGCAGACCCGTTCCTCGATGCTGGATTCACTGTCCTCCGACTACGTGCGGACGGCGAAGGCGAAGGGCCTGCGGCCGCGTGCCGTCATCACCCGACACGCGCTGCGGAACAGCCTCATCGTGGTGGTGACCGTCGTGGGCCTTCAACTCGGCGGTCTGATCTCGGGCGCGGTCGTCACCGAACAGATCTTCGGGCTCCCCGGCTTCGGCAAGATGACCATCGACGCGGTGTTCCAGCGGGACTACCCGGTGATCCAGGCCGTCGTCCTGCTCACCGCGACCGCCTACATCGTGATCAACTTCTTCGTGGACCTGCTCTACTCGGTCATCGACCCACGAATCCGAGTGACGGGAGATCCGGCATGA